One region of Armigeres subalbatus isolate Guangzhou_Male chromosome 3, GZ_Asu_2, whole genome shotgun sequence genomic DNA includes:
- the LOC134219258 gene encoding uncharacterized protein LOC134219258, producing the protein MQIDSGSPVTVMGTNLFNSKLNLSLCRMSNQLTVINDSTQNKSGEIEVAVELDGGQKNSNLLVPFCDDQFIPLLDKTWLDDFFSNWRNVFGNSMPFNNYYKILEKQNEALIAVDQIKIVDVFVNYLSKAVCNADSEGDDFTITKKDCDIPYSWRENIFKLSVFDSKIQYTLSLVMNFGNLFSRMASNMSAPTAYNEYWNSEIKNFPDKSLVNARVNKNNIMQEMIYSDWLGRTYEDRILANRQILRLFDVCSLFHDKVNIPQTIQEFFKPLHGIQVGVFEIKRSVKHSVHFVGINANFIVACDVYASVAINPKQHIIIKILKRKPATKLLAVNKFSKRVEVKWLMVNWLVIFAKCTKLIASFRMPGVMLLDNGLLCKRYKLSFQDLTNSCLFPYNLTLEDSFPSEKSYYHKCMLVCLINFKRHNLQHVRKKLSKAFFCKHVSNNSLQIMIESEATTTVHLTQLRLANDGRGMPRRSMRVVETGRPLLTDDDTSVAGRPLLTTAESTRASVHDDTFWQLPDLSARQTPTLSEVIQLLNRNMSRKRKFPSELVALSGLPWRSKRPRVEVSSNMLHNEYLFILNYCSFRRGKSYCIL; encoded by the coding sequence ATGCAGATTGATAGTGGTTCTCCGGTAACAGTAATGGGAACAAATTTGTTCAACTCAAAACTCAACCTTTCCTTATGTAGAATGTCTAATCAACTGACTGTGATAAATGATTCCACACAAAACAAATCTGGTGAAATTGAGGTTGCAGTTGAATTGGATGGGGGACAAAAGAATTCAAATTTATTAGTGCCTTTTTGTGATGACCAGTTTATTCCTTTGCTGGATAAAACATGGCTGGATGATTTTTTCTCCAACTGGAGAAATGTTTTTGGCAATTCAATGCCATTTAACAACTATtacaaaattttggaaaaacaaaaTGAAGCACTAATTGCAGTTGATCAAATTAAAATTGTTGATGTATTTGTCAATTATTTGAGTAAAGCTGTGTGTAATGCTGATAGTGAAGGAGATGATTTTACAATTACTAAAAAAGATTGTGACATTCCCTACAGTTGGAGGGAGAACATTTTTAAATTGTcggtgtttgattccaaaattcAGTATACTCTTTCGTTGGTGATGAATTTTGGGAACCTTTTTTCGCGAATGGCTTCTAATATGTCAGCTCCCACAGCATATAATGAATATTGGAATAGTGAAATAAAGAATTTTCCTGATAAATCTTTGGTCAATGCCAgggtaaacaaaaataatattatgCAAGAAATGATTTATTCTGATTGGCTTGGGAGAACTTATGAAGATAGAATTTTGGCGAATCGACAAATTTTGAGACTTTTTGACGTGTGTTCTTTGTTCCATGACAAAGTGAATATTCCGCAGacaattcaagaatttttcaaACCTTTACATGGCATCCAAGTTGGTGTCTTTGAAATAAAACGATCAGTAAAACACTCTGTGCACTTTGTTGGAATAAACGCAAATTTTATTGTTGCTTGTGACGTCTATGCAAGTGTGGCAATAAATCCAAAACAACacattattattaaaattttaaaacgtaAACCTGCTACAAAACTTTTGGCAGTGAATAAATTCTCCAAAAGGGTGGAGGTAAAGTGGTTGATGGTAAACTGGTTAGTGATTTTTGCAAAGTGTACTAAACTTATTGCTAGTTTTAGAATGCCAGGCGTTATGTTGCTTGACAATGGTCTTCTATGCAAAAGATACAAGTTGAGCTTTCAAGACCTAACAAATTCATGTTTGTTTCCTTATAACTTGACATTGGAGGACAGTTTTCCTTCAGAAAAATCATATTATCATAAGTGTATGTTAGTCTGTTTGATTAACTTTAAGAGGCATAACTTGCAGCATGTACGCAAAAAGCTGAGTAAAGCATTTTTCTGTAAACATGTCTCTAATAACTCATTACAGATCATGATTGAAAGCGAAGCGACAACCACCGTCCATCTCACTCAACTACGACTCGCTAATGATGGACGCGGCATGCCAAGGCGATCGATGCGTGTGGTCGAGACTGGTCGGCCGCTACTGACTGACGACGACACATCCGTGGCTGGTCGGCCGTTACTGACTACTGCAGAATCCACGAGGGCATCCGTACATGACGACACTTTCTGGCAGTTACCAGATCTGAGCGCGAGACAGACCCCAACGCTATCGGAAGTGATTCAGTTATTAAATAGAAATATGAGTAggaaaagaaaatttccatcaGAACTGGTAGCGCTTTCTGGCCTACCTTGGCGGTCTAAGAGACCTAGAGTAGAAGTAAGTTCGAATATGTTACATAATGAATATTTGTTCATTCTGAATTATTGTTCTTTCCGAAGGGGGAAGAGCTATTGTATATTGTAA